In a genomic window of Piliocolobus tephrosceles isolate RC106 chromosome 1, ASM277652v3, whole genome shotgun sequence:
- the AGT gene encoding angiotensinogen, translated as MAPASVSLRATILCLLAWAGLAAGDRVYIHPFHLVIHNESTCEQLAKANAGKPKDPTFTPVPIQAKTSPVDEKALQEQLVLVAAKLDPEDKLRAAMVGILANFLGFRIYGMHSELWGVVHGATILSPTAVFGTLASLYLGALDHTADRLQAILGVPWKDENCTSRLDAHKVLSALQAVQGLLVAQGRADSQGQLLLSTVVGLFTAPDLHLKQPFVQGLALYAPVVLPRSLDFTDLEVAAEKIDRFMQAVTGWKISSPLTGASADSTLVFNTYVHFQGKMKDFSLLAEPQEFWVDNSTSVSVPMLSGVGTFQHWSDAQDNFSVTQVPFTESACLLLIQPHYASDLDKVEGLTFQQNSLNWMKKLSPRAIRLTMPRLVLRGSYDLQDLLAQAELPAILGTELNLQKLSTDNLRVGKVLNSIFFELEAAEREPTESTRQLNRPEVLEVTLDRPFLFAVYDQSATALHFLGRVANPLSPA; from the exons ATGGCTCCTGCCAGCGTGAGCCTGAGGGCcaccatcctctgcctcctggcctggGCTGGCCTGGCCGCAGGTGACCGGGTGTACATACACCCCTTCCACCTCGTCATCCACAATGAGAGTACCTGTGAGCAGCTGGCAAAGGCCAATGCTGGGAAGCCCAAAGATCCCACCTTCACACCTGTTCCGATACAGGCCAAGACGTCCCCTGTGGATGAAAAGGCCCTGCAGGAACAGCTAGTGCTGGTCGCTGCAAAACTCGACCCCGAGGACAAGTTGAGGGCCGCGATGGTCGGGATACTGGCCAACTTCTTGGGCTTCCGTATATATGGCATGCACAGTGAGCTATGGGGCGTGGTCCATGGGGCCACCATCCTCTCCCCAACGGCTGTCTTTGGCACCCTGGCCTCTCTCTACCTGGGAGCCTTGGACCACACAGCCGACAGGCTACAGGCAATCCTGGGCGTCCCTTGGAAGGACGAGAACTGCACCTCCCGGCTGGATGCGCACAAGGTCCTCTCTGccctgcaggctgtacagggcCTGCTGGTGGCCCAGGGCAGGGCTGACAGCCAGGGCCAACTGCTGTTGTCCACGGTGGTGGGCCTATTCACAGCCCCAGATCTGCACCTGAAGCAGCCGTTTGTGCAGGGCCTGGCTCTCTATGCCCCTGTGGTCCTCCCACGCTCTCTGGACTTCACAGACCTGGAAGTCGCTGCTGAGAAGATTGACAGGTTCATGCAGGCTGTGACAGGATGGAAGATTAGCAGCCCCCTGACGGGAGCCAGTGCGGACAGCACCCTGGTTTTCAACACCTACGTCCATTTCCAAG GGAAGATGAAGGACTTCTCCCTGCTGGCTGAGCCCCAGGAGTTCTGGGTGGACAACAGCACCTCAGTGTCTGTCCCCATGCTGTCTGGTGTGGGCACCTTCCAGCACTGGAGCGACGCCCAGGACAACTTCTCGGTGACTCAAGTGCCCTTCACTGAGAGTGCCTGCTTGCTGCTGATCCAGCCTCACTATGCTTCTGACCTGGACAAGGTGGAGGGCCTTACTTTCCAGCAAAACTCCCTCAACTGGATGAAGAAACTGTCTCCCCG GGCCATCCGCCTGACCATGCCCCGACTGGTGCTGCGAGGATCTTATGACCTGCAGGACCTGCTTGCCCAGGCTGAGCTGCCCGCCATTCTGGGCACCGAGCTGAACCTGCAAAAACTGAGCACTGACAACCTCAGGGTGGGGAAG GTGCTGAACAGCATTTTTTTTGAACTCGAAGCGGCTGAGAGAGAGCCCACAGAGTCTACCCGACAGCTGAACAGGCCTGAGGTCTTGGAGGTGACCCTGGACCGCCCATTCCTGTTTGCTGTGTATGATCAAAGCGCCACTGCCCTGCACTTCCTGGGCCGCGTGGCCAACCCGCTGAGCCCAGCATGA